The Nocardioides campestrisoli genome includes a window with the following:
- a CDS encoding enoyl-CoA hydratase/isomerase family protein: MTDLVTYGVRDGVAHLELNRPDAANAFDLPTSHAFGEAVDRAAADDAVRAVLLTGAGARFCAGGDVASFVAADDQPAYLLELALHLDGVLRRLAGMPKPVVCAVQGAVAGAGLGVMLSCDLVVAAKGTKFVFAYPGIGLTPDCGVSYLLPRAIGSHRALGFALSGKPITAETAQEWGMVTEVAEDAPARARELVTGLAGAAAGALGDVRRLLRAGWELDREATGAEEARTISSRVTGPEAQALIERFVSR; encoded by the coding sequence ATGACCGACCTGGTCACCTACGGGGTCCGCGACGGCGTCGCCCACCTCGAGCTCAACCGGCCGGACGCGGCGAACGCGTTCGACCTGCCGACCTCCCACGCCTTCGGCGAGGCGGTCGACCGGGCGGCCGCCGACGACGCGGTCCGGGCGGTGCTGCTGACCGGCGCCGGGGCGCGGTTCTGCGCCGGCGGCGACGTCGCCTCGTTCGTCGCCGCGGACGACCAGCCGGCGTACCTGCTCGAGCTGGCGCTGCACCTCGACGGGGTGCTGCGGCGGCTGGCGGGGATGCCGAAGCCGGTGGTCTGCGCGGTGCAGGGTGCGGTGGCCGGCGCCGGGCTGGGCGTGATGCTCAGCTGCGACCTGGTGGTGGCGGCCAAGGGCACGAAGTTCGTCTTCGCCTACCCCGGCATCGGGCTCACCCCCGACTGCGGCGTCTCCTACCTGCTGCCCCGCGCGATCGGCTCGCACCGGGCGCTGGGATTCGCGCTGAGCGGTAAGCCGATCACCGCGGAGACCGCGCAGGAGTGGGGGATGGTCACCGAGGTCGCGGAGGACGCGCCCGCGCGGGCCCGCGAGCTGGTCACCGGCCTGGCGGGTGCCGCGGCGGGCGCGCTGGGCGACGTACGACGCCTGCTCCGCGCAGGCTGGGAGCTCGACCGGGAGGCGACCGGCGCCGAGGAGGCGCGGACGATCAGCTCGCGGGTCACCGGACCCGAGGCGCAGGCGCTGATCGAGCGGTTCGTCAGCCGCTGA
- a CDS encoding SDR family NAD(P)-dependent oxidoreductase produces MDINGASALVTGGASGIGAAVARRLAAEGARVVVADLNDTAGEALAAEIGGAFVHVDVTDTDQIKAAVDRATELGPLRVLVNSAGIGWAQRTVGRDGEYDSAHDLDAYKKVIAINLIGTFDAIRLAATAMGRTEPLENGERGAIVNMASAAAFDGQIGQAAYSSSKGGVVGMTLPVARDLAAIGVRVNTIAPGLIDTPIYGEGEASEAFKAKLGESVLFPKRLGVPDELASMVVECATNSYMNGETVRVDGGIRMPPK; encoded by the coding sequence ATGGACATCAACGGAGCATCTGCACTCGTCACCGGAGGCGCCTCGGGCATCGGCGCCGCCGTCGCCCGCCGGCTCGCCGCCGAGGGGGCGCGCGTCGTCGTCGCCGACCTCAACGACACCGCCGGCGAGGCACTCGCCGCTGAGATCGGCGGCGCTTTCGTGCACGTCGACGTCACCGACACCGACCAGATCAAGGCCGCCGTCGACCGGGCGACCGAGCTCGGCCCGCTGCGGGTCCTGGTCAACTCCGCCGGCATCGGCTGGGCCCAGCGCACCGTCGGCCGCGACGGCGAGTACGACTCCGCCCACGACCTCGACGCCTACAAGAAGGTGATCGCGATCAACCTGATCGGCACCTTCGACGCGATCCGGCTCGCCGCCACCGCGATGGGCCGCACCGAGCCGCTGGAGAACGGCGAGCGCGGCGCGATCGTCAACATGGCCTCCGCCGCCGCGTTCGACGGCCAGATCGGCCAAGCGGCGTACTCCTCCTCCAAGGGCGGCGTGGTCGGCATGACCCTGCCGGTGGCCCGCGACCTCGCCGCGATCGGCGTCCGGGTCAACACCATCGCCCCCGGCCTGATCGACACCCCGATCTACGGCGAGGGCGAGGCCTCGGAGGCGTTCAAGGCCAAGCTCGGCGAGTCCGTGCTCTTCCCCAAGCGCCTCGGGGTGCCCGACGAGCTGGCCAGCATGGTGGTGGAGTGCGCGACCAACTCCTACATGAACGGCGAGACCGTCCGGGTGGACGGCGGCATCAGGATGCCCCCGAAGTAG
- a CDS encoding DUF3093 family protein — protein MLGGKDTVVYRGRAVAGWLWWGTWAALLAVALVPPVLEGDFLSIGDFLIQVFAYGVAWGVPIWVMLLTLWSMEFYGRLTLTRSTLRVGRDRMPLSELDPVGARAVDREQPAMGARLRTSAGDVHVPYSGPTRPRGATFRYLGGSYGTPWGMDAVSLPTRDGGAVRFYVRNRGAFLAALDGVLPSS, from the coding sequence ATGCTGGGAGGCAAGGACACGGTGGTCTACCGCGGGCGCGCGGTGGCGGGATGGCTCTGGTGGGGCACCTGGGCGGCGCTGCTGGCGGTGGCGCTCGTGCCTCCCGTGCTGGAGGGCGACTTCCTCTCGATCGGCGACTTCCTCATCCAGGTGTTCGCGTACGGCGTCGCCTGGGGCGTGCCGATCTGGGTCATGCTGCTCACGCTGTGGTCGATGGAGTTCTACGGGAGGCTCACGTTGACCCGGTCGACCCTGCGGGTCGGGCGGGACCGGATGCCGCTCTCCGAGCTCGATCCCGTGGGAGCACGCGCGGTCGACCGGGAGCAGCCGGCGATGGGGGCGCGGCTCCGCACCTCGGCGGGCGACGTGCACGTGCCGTACTCGGGCCCGACGCGACCCCGCGGCGCGACCTTCCGCTACCTGGGTGGCTCGTACGGGACCCCGTGGGGGATGGACGCCGTCAGCCTGCCGACCCGCGACGGCGGCGCGGTGCGGTTCTACGTCCGCAACCGCGGGGCGTTCCTCGCGGCGCTCGACGGAGTGCTCCCTTCGTCCTGA
- a CDS encoding aldo/keto reductase, with translation MRYRKLGSTGLKVSALTLGCMSWGDPSRGGHPWVMDEDAARPIVRAALEGGITVFDTANVYSGGSSEEITGRLLKEMAPRDEVVIATKVHGRMGPGPTGSGLSRTAIMTQIDASLRRLGVDHVDLYQIHRWDPTTPIEETMEALHDVVKAGKVRYLGASSMYAWQFAKAQHAADLGGWTRFVSMQNHYNLIYREEEREMLPLCEDMGVGVIPWSPLARGRLTRDWDAETARLQTDEFGSTLYRDGDKAIVDAVASVAERRGIPRAQVALAWLSSKPVVTSPIVGVTKPQHLSDALASLEVELTDDEVAELERGYEPHAVAGHR, from the coding sequence ATGCGGTACAGGAAGCTGGGCAGCACGGGCCTCAAGGTCTCGGCCCTGACGCTGGGATGCATGAGCTGGGGCGACCCGAGCCGCGGGGGACACCCGTGGGTGATGGACGAGGACGCCGCGCGGCCGATCGTCCGGGCCGCGCTCGAGGGCGGCATCACCGTCTTCGACACCGCCAACGTCTACTCCGGCGGCAGCAGCGAGGAGATCACCGGCCGGCTGCTCAAGGAGATGGCTCCCCGCGACGAGGTGGTCATCGCCACCAAGGTGCACGGCCGGATGGGACCGGGCCCGACCGGCTCCGGGCTCTCCCGCACGGCGATCATGACCCAGATCGACGCCAGCCTGCGCCGGCTCGGGGTCGACCACGTCGACCTCTACCAGATCCACCGGTGGGACCCGACGACGCCGATCGAGGAGACCATGGAGGCGCTGCACGACGTGGTGAAGGCCGGCAAGGTCCGCTACCTCGGGGCCTCGTCGATGTACGCCTGGCAGTTCGCCAAGGCCCAGCACGCCGCCGACCTCGGCGGGTGGACCCGCTTCGTCTCGATGCAGAACCACTACAACCTGATCTACCGCGAGGAGGAGCGGGAGATGCTCCCGCTCTGCGAGGACATGGGTGTCGGGGTGATCCCGTGGAGCCCGCTGGCCCGCGGGCGGCTGACCCGCGACTGGGACGCCGAGACCGCCCGCCTCCAGACCGACGAGTTCGGCTCCACTCTCTACCGCGACGGGGACAAGGCGATCGTCGACGCGGTCGCGTCCGTGGCCGAGCGGCGGGGGATCCCGCGGGCGCAGGTCGCGCTCGCCTGGCTCTCCTCGAAGCCGGTCGTGACCTCCCCGATCGTCGGGGTGACCAAGCCCCAGCACCTCAGCGACGCGCTGGCGTCGCTGGAGGTCGAGCTGACCGACGACGAGGTCGCCGAGCTCGAGCGCGGGTACGAGCCGCACGCGGTCGCCGGTCACCGCTGA
- a CDS encoding DUF4386 domain-containing protein has product MTLSVPPAVHARPATPGTRRTARVVGVLYLLTFATSVPTLALYAPLDRPDFVLGTGSSTGVLTGASLEVLLAVFCVGTAVLLFPVLRRHDEAATLGFLAARVVEAALILVGVACLLSVVTLRQAEATDPDSLVPAAQTLVAVYDRLFLLSQSLMPAISALCLGWVLYRSGLVPRAIPLVGLVGGPLLLVSDGAILWGAYLPDSPLAFLGALPVALWELILGVWLIARGFLPAAEAAYDG; this is encoded by the coding sequence ATGACACTGTCCGTGCCACCCGCCGTCCACGCTCGACCCGCGACGCCCGGCACGCGGCGCACGGCCCGGGTGGTGGGAGTGCTCTACCTCCTCACCTTCGCCACCTCCGTGCCCACGCTGGCGCTCTACGCTCCGCTGGACCGCCCGGACTTCGTCCTCGGCACCGGGAGCAGCACCGGCGTGCTCACCGGGGCCTCGCTCGAGGTGCTCCTCGCGGTCTTCTGCGTCGGCACCGCGGTGCTGCTGTTCCCGGTGCTGCGGCGCCACGACGAGGCGGCGACCCTGGGGTTCCTGGCCGCGCGGGTCGTGGAGGCCGCACTGATCCTGGTCGGGGTCGCGTGCCTGCTCTCGGTGGTCACCCTGCGCCAGGCCGAGGCCACCGACCCGGACTCCCTGGTCCCGGCCGCGCAGACGCTCGTCGCCGTCTACGACCGGCTGTTCCTGCTGAGCCAGAGCCTGATGCCGGCGATCAGCGCGCTGTGCCTCGGGTGGGTGCTCTACCGGTCCGGCCTGGTGCCGCGAGCGATCCCGCTCGTCGGACTCGTCGGCGGCCCCCTGCTCCTGGTCTCGGACGGCGCGATCCTCTGGGGCGCCTACCTCCCGGACTCGCCGCTCGCCTTCCTGGGCGCGCTACCCGTCGCCCTGTGGGAGCTCATCCTCGGCGTGTGGCTCATCGCCCGCGGCTTCCTGCCGGCCGCGGAGGCGGCGTACGACGGGTGA
- a CDS encoding TetR/AcrR family transcriptional regulator, whose protein sequence is MSSTRSPDRPARRTPLSRDRVLHEAVALADQDGIDAVSMRRLAERLGVVPMALYKHVSDKEELLDGMVDTVLGELEPPDPAGDWKQGVRDRLLSARRAVLRHPWARRAIESRTRRTPTVLAHMDAVAGTFLAGGFSADLTHHVMHALGNRIWGFSPEMFDESRVGSEAPEAPDPAEAEEAVSTFAERFPSIVRIAVAAQERSAPDGASGCDEEFEFEFALDLLLDGAERLHRAGWRSTG, encoded by the coding sequence GTGTCAAGCACCCGCAGCCCGGACCGGCCCGCCCGGCGTACGCCGCTGAGCCGCGACCGGGTGCTGCACGAGGCCGTCGCGCTCGCCGACCAGGACGGCATCGACGCGGTGAGCATGCGCCGGCTGGCCGAGCGGCTGGGCGTCGTGCCGATGGCGCTCTACAAGCACGTCTCGGACAAGGAGGAGCTGCTCGACGGGATGGTCGACACCGTCCTCGGCGAGCTCGAGCCGCCCGACCCGGCGGGCGACTGGAAGCAGGGGGTGCGCGACCGGCTGCTGTCCGCCCGGCGAGCGGTCCTGCGTCACCCCTGGGCGCGACGGGCGATCGAGTCCCGGACCCGGCGGACGCCGACGGTGCTCGCGCACATGGACGCCGTCGCCGGCACGTTCCTCGCGGGCGGCTTCTCCGCCGATCTGACCCACCACGTCATGCACGCGCTCGGGAACCGGATCTGGGGCTTCAGCCCGGAGATGTTCGACGAGTCGCGGGTTGGGTCCGAGGCGCCCGAGGCGCCCGACCCCGCCGAGGCGGAGGAGGCGGTGAGTACGTTCGCCGAGCGGTTTCCCAGCATCGTCCGGATCGCCGTCGCGGCCCAGGAGCGGAGCGCGCCCGACGGGGCGTCGGGGTGCGACGAGGAGTTCGAGTTCGAGTTCGCGCTCGACCTGCTCCTCGACGGGGCGGAGCGGCTGCACCGCGCTGGCTGGCGCTCCACCGGCTGA
- a CDS encoding DUF4177 domain-containing protein, translating to MPYKYKVVELREKLMGGKMSGDKLEKVLNEHARQGWQLKAITSTEVKGRVGPGGVEGLLVTFERAT from the coding sequence ATGCCGTACAAGTACAAGGTGGTCGAGCTCCGCGAGAAGCTCATGGGCGGGAAGATGTCGGGCGACAAGCTCGAGAAGGTCCTCAACGAGCACGCCCGCCAGGGGTGGCAGCTCAAGGCGATCACATCGACCGAGGTCAAGGGGCGGGTCGGTCCCGGCGGCGTCGAGGGCCTGCTGGTCACGTTCGAACGAGCGACCTGA
- a CDS encoding LacI family DNA-binding transcriptional regulator produces MNGNGSPTLDEVARVAGVSRATASRAINGGMRVSPQALASVESAVRSLGYVPNPAARSLVTRRTDSVAVVVPEPDERIFSDPFFAGTLRGVTRVLTEHDLQLVLLLARPGASSARTLRYLNNRHVDGALVVSHHRDDGLAEQLAGTDLPCVFGGRPWTAGDRVAYVDVDNVAGARQATEALIERGCRRIATIAGPADMTAAADRLEGWRQAMAAAGLPLDAVHQGDFTQESGEVAALALLETHPDLDGLVVASDLMAAGALRVLARAGRRVPDEVAVVGYDDLGVAERTTPPLTTMRQPVEEMAERATRLLLEQIEGHGSGRPMRVIIPPQLVRRASA; encoded by the coding sequence GTGAACGGGAACGGGTCACCCACCCTCGACGAGGTCGCGCGCGTGGCCGGGGTCTCGCGGGCCACCGCCTCACGGGCGATCAACGGGGGGATGCGGGTCAGCCCCCAGGCGCTGGCCTCGGTGGAGTCCGCGGTGCGCAGCCTCGGCTACGTGCCCAACCCGGCCGCGCGGAGCCTGGTCACCCGGCGCACCGACTCGGTCGCCGTGGTGGTCCCGGAGCCGGACGAGCGGATCTTCTCCGACCCCTTCTTCGCCGGCACGCTGCGCGGGGTCACCCGCGTGCTGACCGAGCACGACCTGCAGCTGGTCCTGCTGCTGGCCCGGCCGGGCGCCTCCAGCGCCCGCACCCTGCGCTACCTCAACAACCGGCACGTCGACGGTGCCCTGGTGGTCTCCCACCACCGCGACGACGGGCTGGCCGAGCAGCTCGCGGGCACCGACCTGCCGTGCGTCTTCGGGGGCCGCCCCTGGACGGCCGGCGACCGGGTCGCCTACGTCGACGTGGACAACGTGGCCGGGGCACGGCAGGCCACCGAGGCGCTGATCGAGCGCGGCTGCCGGCGCATCGCCACGATCGCGGGCCCGGCCGACATGACGGCGGCGGCCGACCGGCTGGAGGGCTGGCGGCAGGCCATGGCGGCGGCGGGGCTGCCGCTGGACGCGGTCCACCAGGGCGACTTCACCCAGGAGAGCGGGGAGGTCGCCGCCCTGGCGCTGCTGGAGACCCACCCGGACCTGGACGGCCTCGTGGTGGCCTCCGACCTGATGGCCGCCGGGGCGCTGCGGGTGCTGGCCCGGGCCGGTCGCCGGGTGCCCGACGAGGTGGCCGTGGTCGGCTACGACGACCTCGGGGTCGCGGAGCGGACCACTCCCCCGCTGACCACCATGCGCCAGCCGGTCGAGGAGATGGCCGAGCGGGCCACCCGCCTGCTGCTGGAGCAGATCGAGGGCCACGGCAGCGGGCGACCGATGCGCGTCATCATCCCCCCGCAGCTGGTGCGGCGCGCGAGCGCCTGA
- a CDS encoding GH1 family beta-glucosidase codes for MTVRQSRTDAPTPSPRTEALAPRRFPAGFTWGAATAAYQVEGAVAEDGRTPSIWDTFSHTPGAVLHGDTGDTACEHYHRMPDDVALMSELGLGSYRFSVAWPRVRPDGGAVNPAGLAFYDRLVDRLLAAGIDPWLTLYHWDLPQALEDAGGWTNRETAFRFLEYAASVHDVLGDRVPTWTTLNEPFCASLLGYTAGHHAPGRRDGAAGLVAAHHLLLGHGLVVEELRRRGVEGERGRLGVSLNFTVADPHDPTDPIDVDAARRVDSLHNRLFLDPVLRGRYPEDLLTDTQDLSWAGASWTEAVRDGDLALIGAPLDVLGVNFYHGNAVSGHPHTEVMARDADKPPRPTSSPFVGSEHVTFPSRPLPVTDMGWEVQPDGLRRLLVRLHDEYGAPPIYLTETGAAFADAPDGQGRVHDPDRIAFLDAYLRATQEAIAAGVDVRGFFHWSLMDNFEWAFGYAKRFGLVHVDYADQRRTPKSSAHWYAELARTSTLPEGEPERWLR; via the coding sequence ATGACAGTCCGACAGAGCCGTACCGACGCCCCGACCCCCTCCCCCCGCACCGAGGCGCTGGCGCCGCGGCGCTTCCCCGCCGGCTTCACCTGGGGCGCGGCCACCGCGGCGTACCAGGTCGAGGGCGCGGTGGCGGAGGACGGCCGGACGCCGTCGATCTGGGACACCTTCTCCCACACCCCGGGGGCGGTGCTGCACGGAGACACCGGCGACACCGCCTGCGAGCACTACCACCGGATGCCCGACGACGTGGCGCTGATGTCCGAGCTCGGGCTGGGCTCCTACCGGTTCTCGGTGGCCTGGCCGCGGGTGCGCCCCGACGGGGGCGCGGTCAACCCCGCCGGGCTGGCCTTCTACGACCGCCTCGTCGACCGGCTGCTGGCCGCCGGCATCGACCCCTGGCTGACCCTCTACCACTGGGACCTGCCCCAGGCCCTGGAGGACGCGGGCGGCTGGACCAACCGCGAGACCGCCTTCCGGTTCCTGGAGTACGCCGCCAGCGTGCACGACGTGCTCGGCGACCGGGTGCCGACCTGGACCACGCTCAACGAGCCCTTCTGCGCCTCTCTCCTGGGCTACACCGCAGGCCACCACGCACCCGGCCGGCGCGACGGCGCGGCCGGCCTGGTCGCCGCGCACCACCTGCTGCTCGGCCACGGCCTGGTCGTCGAGGAGCTGCGCCGGCGTGGCGTCGAGGGCGAGCGCGGGCGGCTCGGGGTAAGCCTCAACTTCACCGTCGCCGACCCGCACGACCCCACGGACCCGATCGACGTGGACGCGGCGCGACGGGTCGACTCCCTGCACAACCGGCTCTTCCTGGACCCGGTGCTGCGCGGGCGCTACCCCGAGGACCTGCTGACCGACACCCAGGACCTCTCCTGGGCGGGCGCCTCGTGGACCGAGGCGGTCCGCGACGGCGACCTGGCGCTGATCGGAGCTCCGCTGGACGTGCTGGGCGTGAACTTCTACCACGGCAACGCGGTCTCCGGGCACCCGCACACCGAGGTGATGGCGCGCGACGCCGACAAGCCGCCGCGCCCCACCAGCTCGCCGTTCGTGGGCTCCGAGCACGTCACCTTCCCGAGCCGGCCGCTCCCGGTCACCGACATGGGCTGGGAGGTGCAGCCGGACGGCCTGCGCCGCCTCCTGGTCCGGCTGCACGACGAGTACGGCGCCCCGCCGATCTACCTGACCGAGACGGGCGCCGCCTTCGCCGACGCCCCCGACGGGCAGGGCCGGGTGCACGACCCGGACCGGATCGCCTTCCTCGACGCCTACCTGCGCGCCACCCAGGAGGCCATCGCCGCCGGGGTGGACGTGCGCGGCTTCTTCCACTGGTCGCTGATGGACAACTTCGAGTGGGCGTTCGGCTACGCCAAGCGGTTCGGCCTGGTGCACGTCGACTATGCCGACCAGCGCCGTACGCCGAAGAGCAGCGCCCACTGGTACGCCGAGCTGGCCCGGACCTCGACCCTGCCCGAGGGCGAACCGGAGCGCTGGCTACGGTGA
- a CDS encoding carbohydrate ABC transporter permease yields the protein MTRRPGFLVYGLLAAFVLGSCAPLYWSFLVGSHSRSELTSRVPPLFPGGHFLANAQRAIEAVPFWKALGNSLIVSGTVATSVVVFSTLAGFAFAKLTFRGRTPLLVFVVATLAVPTQLGVIPLFIVMAELGWVGSLWALIVPGMVTAFGVFFMRQYLLDAVPDELIEAARVDGCSLLRTFWNVAVPAARPAAAILWLFTFMATWTDFFWPLIVLPASNPTIQIALQQLQSGYYVDYSLVLAGTTLSIVPLLVLFVLTGRQLVAGIMQGAVKG from the coding sequence ATGACCCGCCGCCCCGGCTTCCTCGTCTACGGCCTGCTCGCCGCCTTCGTCCTGGGCTCGTGCGCCCCGCTCTACTGGTCCTTCCTCGTCGGCTCGCACAGCCGCAGCGAGCTGACCAGCCGGGTGCCCCCGCTGTTCCCCGGCGGTCACTTCCTGGCCAACGCCCAGCGCGCGATCGAGGCGGTGCCCTTCTGGAAGGCGCTGGGCAACAGCCTGATCGTCTCGGGCACCGTTGCCACCTCGGTGGTCGTCTTCTCCACCCTGGCCGGGTTCGCCTTCGCCAAGCTGACCTTCCGCGGCCGTACGCCGCTGCTGGTCTTCGTCGTCGCCACGCTGGCGGTGCCGACCCAGCTGGGCGTCATCCCGCTCTTCATCGTGATGGCCGAGCTGGGCTGGGTGGGCTCGCTGTGGGCGCTGATCGTGCCCGGCATGGTGACCGCCTTCGGCGTCTTCTTCATGCGCCAGTACCTGCTCGACGCGGTGCCCGACGAGCTGATCGAGGCGGCCCGGGTCGACGGCTGCTCGCTGCTGCGCACGTTCTGGAACGTCGCGGTGCCGGCGGCCCGCCCGGCGGCGGCGATCCTGTGGCTCTTCACCTTCATGGCCACCTGGACCGACTTCTTCTGGCCGCTGATCGTGCTGCCGGCGAGCAACCCGACCATCCAGATCGCCCTCCAGCAGCTGCAGAGCGGCTACTACGTCGACTACAGCCTGGTGCTCGCCGGCACCACGCTCTCGATCGTGCCGCTGCTGGTCCTCTTCGTCCTCACCGGTCGCCAGCTGGTCGCCGGCATCATGCAAGGAGCAGTCAAGGGATGA
- a CDS encoding carbohydrate ABC transporter permease: MTLESSSRPGRAAGSPAGEGETPSPAGGPEDLLQESEREPGHPPRQRTPVVAARRPGSWRSRFFRLEARTAPYLYISPFFLLFAVVGLFPLLYTAYVSVHQWSLLGGQGDFIGLDNYRRVLADRYFWNALRNTLSIFLLSSVPQVVIALCLAGLLDTQLRGRTLWRMSVMLPFVVAPAAVALIFGNVFGDRYGLANSVLEAIGVSGVAWHTDTLASHLAIASMVNWRWTGYNALIFLAAMQAVPRDLYESASLDGAGRVRQFVSITVPMIRPTLLFVIITSTIGGLQIFAEPRLFDTKGLGGSDRQYQTLTMYLWELGWRVRDLGMASAVAWLLFLIIVVFALVNLWLSHRAGSLSRGSRRTSRGRSRRRTPAPPTLEAP; encoded by the coding sequence ATGACGCTGGAGTCCAGCAGCCGCCCGGGTCGGGCGGCCGGATCCCCGGCCGGGGAGGGTGAGACCCCCTCCCCGGCCGGTGGCCCCGAGGACCTGCTCCAGGAGTCCGAGCGGGAGCCGGGGCACCCGCCCCGACAGCGGACGCCGGTCGTCGCGGCCCGACGCCCGGGCTCGTGGCGCAGCCGGTTCTTCCGGCTCGAGGCCCGCACCGCGCCCTACCTCTACATCTCGCCCTTCTTCCTGCTCTTCGCCGTGGTCGGGCTCTTCCCCCTCCTCTACACCGCCTACGTCTCGGTCCACCAGTGGAGCCTGCTCGGCGGCCAGGGCGACTTCATCGGCCTGGACAACTACCGCCGGGTGCTCGCGGACCGCTACTTCTGGAACGCCCTGCGCAACACCCTGAGCATCTTCCTGCTCTCCTCGGTGCCCCAGGTGGTGATCGCGCTCTGCCTGGCCGGCCTGCTCGACACCCAGCTGCGGGGCCGGACCCTGTGGCGGATGAGCGTGATGCTCCCGTTCGTGGTCGCGCCGGCGGCGGTCGCCCTGATCTTCGGCAACGTCTTCGGCGACCGGTACGGCCTGGCCAACTCGGTGCTGGAGGCGATCGGCGTCAGCGGCGTCGCGTGGCACACCGACACCCTCGCCAGCCACCTGGCCATCGCCTCGATGGTGAACTGGCGCTGGACCGGCTACAACGCGCTGATCTTCCTGGCCGCGATGCAGGCGGTGCCCCGCGACCTGTACGAGTCCGCCTCCCTGGACGGCGCGGGGCGGGTGCGCCAGTTCGTCTCCATCACCGTGCCGATGATCCGGCCCACGCTGCTCTTCGTCATCATCACCTCCACCATCGGCGGGCTGCAGATCTTCGCCGAGCCACGGCTCTTCGACACCAAGGGCCTCGGCGGCTCGGACCGGCAGTACCAGACGCTGACCATGTACCTGTGGGAGCTCGGCTGGCGGGTCCGCGACCTCGGCATGGCCTCCGCGGTGGCCTGGCTGCTCTTCCTGATCATCGTCGTCTTCGCCCTGGTCAACCTCTGGTTGAGCCATCGCGCGGGCTCGCTGTCCCGCGGCTCGCGCCGCACCTCGCGCGGCCGGTCCCGGCGGCGTACCCCTGCCCCACCCACCCTGGAGGCGCCATGA
- a CDS encoding extracellular solute-binding protein, translating into MQTHDAARAPHPGGAPGRRSRTGTRGGPGRKALAILATLALASTLAACGGGDDDESADGKIRLTVATFNEFGYEDLITEYNEMQDEVVVEQKKAGQANEHQDNLYTKLAAGSGLSDIEAIEVDWLAALMQQSDAFVDLSDPEVEGRWLDWKTEAATTDDGKLIGYGTDVGPQALCYRADLFEKAGLPTDREEVAKRFTTWDDYFEAGSEFVEKVPDAVWYDSSGATAQAMINQTQYTFEDEDDNVIAADNPDVKRIFDTVTSYSEQGLSTRLPQWEEDWVSSFQKDAFATMACPGWMLGVIEGNSEGVEGWDVAGVFPGGPGVWGGSYLTVPEQGEHQEEAIALAKWLTAPEQQAKAYTAKATFPSQVEALEDPVVAESKREFFNNAPVGQILVQQAKAIEFIPYKGPKFADIITAFQQAIQRVDEGQESPDEAWESFLADVERLG; encoded by the coding sequence GTGCAGACACACGACGCAGCACGAGCCCCCCACCCCGGCGGGGCACCCGGTCGCCGATCCCGGACCGGCACCCGAGGAGGGCCGGGCCGCAAGGCGCTGGCGATCCTCGCCACCCTCGCCCTCGCCTCGACCCTGGCCGCCTGCGGCGGCGGGGACGACGACGAGTCCGCGGACGGCAAGATCCGGCTCACCGTGGCCACCTTCAACGAGTTCGGCTACGAGGACCTGATCACCGAGTACAACGAGATGCAGGACGAGGTGGTGGTCGAGCAGAAGAAGGCCGGCCAGGCCAACGAGCACCAGGACAACCTCTACACCAAGCTCGCCGCCGGGTCTGGCCTCTCCGACATCGAGGCGATCGAGGTCGACTGGCTCGCCGCCCTGATGCAGCAGTCCGACGCGTTCGTCGACCTCAGCGACCCCGAGGTCGAGGGCCGCTGGCTGGACTGGAAGACCGAGGCCGCCACCACCGACGACGGCAAGCTCATCGGCTACGGCACCGACGTCGGCCCCCAGGCCCTCTGCTACCGCGCCGACCTCTTCGAGAAGGCCGGGCTGCCCACCGACCGCGAGGAGGTGGCCAAGCGGTTCACCACCTGGGACGACTACTTCGAGGCCGGCAGCGAGTTCGTCGAGAAGGTCCCCGACGCCGTCTGGTACGACTCCTCCGGCGCGACCGCGCAGGCGATGATCAACCAGACGCAGTACACGTTCGAGGACGAGGACGACAACGTCATCGCCGCGGACAACCCGGACGTGAAGCGGATCTTCGACACCGTCACCTCCTACTCCGAGCAGGGCCTGTCCACCCGGCTCCCGCAGTGGGAGGAGGACTGGGTGTCCTCCTTCCAGAAGGACGCCTTCGCCACCATGGCCTGCCCCGGCTGGATGCTCGGCGTGATCGAGGGCAACTCCGAGGGAGTCGAGGGCTGGGACGTCGCCGGCGTCTTCCCCGGCGGCCCCGGGGTGTGGGGCGGCTCCTACCTGACCGTCCCCGAGCAGGGCGAGCACCAGGAGGAGGCGATCGCGCTGGCCAAGTGGCTCACCGCCCCCGAGCAGCAGGCCAAGGCCTACACCGCGAAGGCGACGTTCCCCAGCCAGGTCGAGGCGCTCGAGGACCCGGTCGTGGCGGAGAGCAAGCGCGAGTTCTTCAACAACGCGCCCGTCGGCCAGATCCTGGTGCAGCAGGCCAAGGCGATCGAGTTCATCCCGTACAAGGGCCCGAAGTTCGCCGACATCATCACCGCGTTCCAGCAGGCCATCCAGCGGGTCGACGAGGGCCAGGAGTCACCCGACGAGGCCTGGGAGTCGTTCCTGGCCGACGTCGAGCGGCTGGGCTGA